A stretch of Mobula birostris isolate sMobBir1 chromosome 2, sMobBir1.hap1, whole genome shotgun sequence DNA encodes these proteins:
- the msto1 gene encoding protein misato homolog 1: protein MGGVCREVLTLQLGHYTNFVGTHWWNIQDAALCYDSDCSDTYSEINNNVLFREGQTLRGQPTYTPRLILMDLKGSLSSLKQEGVLYGTSQAVPALAWNGRLTVHKEDPVTKNQFLQQLNRLGTDAHSENVTSTTAQGAERSVAERTFDLSQGAQRLENSVRVWSDYLGVHLHPKTISLIQQYNHNSTSNRFEAFGFGEKLLRDPTFLDDLEDRLHFYIEECDYLQGFQVLCDLQDGFAGLATKVVELLHDEYGGKAIFTCGFAPTSYMDTGSMATVYRLLNSVMGIVHLSSRSSAFCPMSLDSSFLGRKQVTPVPFPRVIYDASLNYHSSALLATALETLSVPYRLQSNAMSLTQLTNALTVSSRKVVTASAAIPFAMQSTDTLPDVLAEQHAASPWTPLTPYGEVKDVQCFAQSVVLRGVSREQQVSNLPPGVKGPSILHSCPSGEDVLETFLQHHFPAAVRAIHLVQTPCRVTTPYPQIFSDSFNKRGQLVGGGLSSGNAVQSIPVLSALQSTATTYHGLHALYHEVSRLNLQRFSTFFSAGTELDDFREALEELRTLAQCYRTNFELDNLDDDSDEE, encoded by the exons ATGGGCGGCGTGTGCCGGGAGGTGCTGACGCTGCAGCTCGGCCACTACACCAACTTCGTGGGCACCCACTGGTGGAACATCCAA GATGCTGCCTTGTGCTACGATTCAGATTGCAGTGACACATACTCCGAGATCAACAACAATGTCCTTTTCCGTGAGGGGCAGACACTGCGAGGCCAGCCCACCTACACTCCTCGCCTCATTCTCATGGACCTCAAAG GGAGTCTGAGCAGCTTGAAGCAGGAAGGAGTTCTGTATGGAACCAGCCAGGCCGTGCCTGCACTAGCATG GAATGGGAGACTGACTGTGCACAAAGAAGATCCAGTGACAAAGAACCAGTTTCTGCAGCAACTCAACAGGCTGGGT ACCGATGCGCACAGTGAAAATGTCACCTCAACAACAGCGcagggagcagaga ggtctgtggctgagagaacctTCGACCTGTCTCAGGGTGCCCAGCGATTGGAGAACAGTGTGAGGGTCTGGTCAGACTATCTTGGGGTACACCTGCATCCAAAGACCATTTCTCTCATCCAACAGTATAACCACAACAG CACTTCCAATCGCTTTGAAGCATTTGGGTTTGGTGAGAAGCTCCTTCGTGATCCAACGTTCTTAGACGACCTTGAAGACCGCCTTCACTTTTACATCGAGGAATGTGACTACCTGCAG GGCTTCCAGGTGCTTTGTGATTTGCAGGATGGCTTTGCTGGCCTTGCCACCAAGGTGGTGGAGTTGTTACACGATGAATATGGAGGGAAAGCCATTTTCACCTGCGGCTTTGCGCCCACAAGCTACATGGACACG GGTTCCATGGCCACCGTCTACCGTCTGCTCAACTCCGTCATGGGTATCGTGCACCTGTCCAGCCGCAGCTCCGCCTTCTGCCCTATGTCGCTGGACAGCAGCTTCCTGGGGCGCAAGCAAGTGACCCCAGTCCCTTTCCCACGTGTCATCTATGAC GCATCCCTCAATTATCACAGCAGCGCGCTGTTGGCTACAGCCTTGGAGACTCTGAGCGTCCCATACAGACTACAGTCTAACGCCATGTCGCTTACCCAGCTGACCAACGCACTTACTGTCTCCAGCAGGAAG GTGGTCACTGCGTCTGCTGCCATCCCCTTCGCCATGCAGAGCACCGACACTCTACCGGACGTCTTGGCCGAGCAACATGCCGCGTCACCGTGGACACCGCTGACCCCCTATGGTGAGGTTAAGGATGTTCAGTGCTTCGCGCAGTCTGTAGTGTTGCGAGGAGTCAGCAGGGAGCAACAAGTCAG TAACCTTCCACCGGGGGTGAAAGGACCCTCCATTTTACACAGCTGTCCATCAGGAGAAGATGTCCTTGAAACGTTCCTGCAACACCACTTCCCAGCTGCAGTGAG agccatCCATCTTGTTCAGACCCCATGTAGAGTGACTACACcgtatccacagattttctcagACTCCTTCAACAAACGGGGGCAGCTGGTGGGAGGTGGTCTCTCCTCAGGAAATG CTGTGCAGAGCATCCCTGTGTTGAGTGCACTGCAGAGCACTGCCACCACCTATCATGGCCTCCACGCCCTGTACCACGAAGTCAGTCGCCTCAACCTGCAGCGATTTAGCACCTTCTTCAGCGCAGGCACAGAGCTGGACGACTTCAGAGAGGCCCTCGAGGAGCTGAGGACCCTGGCCCAGTGCTACAGAACGAACTTTGAGCTGGACAATTTAGATGATGACTCTGATGAGGAATAA